From Cellvibrio zantedeschiae, the proteins below share one genomic window:
- a CDS encoding alpha-glucosidase family protein: MQQNPWWRGAVIYQVYPRSMMDSNNDGIGDIPGIISKLDYIASLGVDAIWISPFFKSPMKDFGYDISDYRAIDPIFGTLADFDELIVQAHARNIKIIIDQVLNHTSDQHAWFEESRESKDNPKADWYVWADANPDGTPPNNWLSIFGGSAWEWEPRRCQYYLHNFLKTQPDLNYHCPALREQILQEVEFWLKRGVDGLRLDAIIFCFHDKQLRSNPAKPVEERKGRGFREDNPYAFQRHVHDTCQPENIGFLESLRSLMNRYPGTVTLGEIASEDSLKTMAEYTAGNTRLHMTYSFELLVDNLSASYIRETVETLEKNLTDGWPCWAFGNHDVVRVMSRWKGEEHAPAKAKLLNELLFSLRGSVCSYQGEELGLTEAEIAQHELQDPYGITFWPRFKGRDGCRTPMPWSKSAINAGFSQGKTWLPVSPEHLPMAVDLQDADKNSVLHAFRKFLAWRKQQPALLWGDIEFLDAPENVLLFVRTYEGQRLLAAFNLSAVTETVNLGGRKAMPIKAHDEVSAQCNGDQLTLSPYASFFASLD, from the coding sequence ATGCAACAAAATCCCTGGTGGCGCGGCGCGGTCATCTATCAAGTTTATCCTCGCAGTATGATGGATAGTAATAATGATGGCATAGGCGATATTCCGGGCATTATTAGCAAGCTGGATTACATTGCCAGCCTCGGTGTGGATGCAATTTGGATTTCGCCATTTTTTAAATCGCCCATGAAAGATTTTGGCTATGATATTTCTGATTATCGAGCCATTGACCCAATTTTTGGCACCTTAGCTGATTTTGATGAGCTCATTGTGCAAGCTCATGCGCGCAATATAAAAATTATTATTGATCAAGTATTGAATCACACCTCGGATCAGCACGCCTGGTTTGAGGAAAGCCGTGAGTCCAAAGACAATCCAAAAGCTGATTGGTATGTGTGGGCTGACGCAAATCCCGATGGCACTCCGCCCAACAATTGGCTTTCAATTTTTGGTGGATCTGCGTGGGAGTGGGAGCCTCGTCGTTGCCAATATTATTTACACAATTTTTTAAAGACCCAACCCGATTTGAATTATCACTGCCCTGCGTTGCGCGAACAAATTTTGCAAGAAGTGGAATTCTGGCTAAAACGCGGTGTGGACGGTTTGCGTTTGGATGCCATTATTTTTTGTTTCCATGACAAACAACTGCGTTCAAATCCAGCTAAACCAGTTGAAGAAAGAAAAGGCCGCGGTTTTAGGGAAGATAATCCTTACGCATTTCAGCGCCATGTTCACGATACTTGCCAGCCGGAAAATATAGGGTTTTTGGAATCACTGCGCAGCTTGATGAATCGCTACCCTGGCACAGTTACGCTGGGGGAAATTGCGTCAGAAGATTCATTGAAAACCATGGCGGAATATACGGCAGGCAACACGCGCTTGCACATGACCTATAGTTTTGAATTATTAGTTGATAATTTATCTGCAAGCTATATTCGCGAAACTGTTGAAACCTTGGAAAAAAACCTAACCGACGGTTGGCCATGCTGGGCTTTTGGTAACCATGATGTAGTGCGTGTTATGTCGCGCTGGAAGGGCGAAGAGCACGCGCCTGCCAAAGCAAAATTGCTTAATGAATTATTATTTTCGCTGCGCGGAAGTGTGTGTTCTTACCAGGGTGAAGAGTTGGGTTTAACTGAAGCCGAAATTGCACAGCATGAGTTGCAAGATCCTTATGGCATTACTTTTTGGCCGCGCTTTAAAGGTCGCGACGGTTGTCGTACGCCAATGCCGTGGAGCAAAAGCGCAATTAATGCAGGCTTTTCACAAGGTAAAACCTGGCTGCCAGTGTCGCCAGAACATCTTCCTATGGCCGTAGATCTGCAAGATGCGGATAAAAACTCTGTGTTACACGCGTTTAGAAAATTTCTTGCGTGGCGCAAGCAACAGCCTGCGTTATTGTGGGGTGATATTGAGTTTTTAGATGCACCGGAAAATGTGTTGTTGTTTGTGCGCACTTATGAAGGCCAACGTTTATTGGCAGCATTTAATTTATCGGCTGTGACTGAAACAGTTAATCTAGGTGGTAGAAAAGCTATGCCTATAAAAGCGCATGACGAAGTTTCAGCACAATGTAATGGTGATCAATTAACCTTGTCACCCTATGCTAGTTTTTTTGCATCGCTCGATTAA